The genomic interval ACCATTCAGGTAGATATTGCCGACTGTGCTGAGTTGCTGCCATAGGCGATCGCGCAGTTGCATGAGCCGTTGAGTTTCTGCTGCTTGTTCTGCCAATGCCAACTCTACCGCTTGAGCAAAGCCGACGATCTGCGGTGTGTAAAGCGTGCCCGATCGCATGCCTCGCTCATGCCCCCCGCCATGCGATTGAGGTGCCACCTGTACCCTAGGATTTCGTCGCCGCACATACAAAGCGCCAATCCCCTTCGGCCCATATACCTTGTGAGCCGTGAGCGACATCAGATCAATCTGCATCGCTGTCACATCTAAAGGAATCTTGGCGATCGCTTGAGCCGCATCCGTGTGAAAGAGAACTTGATGCTGGTGACAAAGTGCTCCAATTGCAGCCACTGGCTGCAACACTCCAATTTCATTATTCGCAGCCATCACCGAAACCAAAACTGTATCCGGTCGAAATGCTTGCTCTAGTTCTTTGAGGTCGATCAAGCCATCCGATTGAACCGATAAGTAAGTGACTTCAAAGCCCAATGATTCTAAATAGCGGCAGGGATCAAGCACAGCATTATGCTCGGTACTGACCGTGATAATGTGTCGTCCCCTGCTGATATAGGCTTCCGCCACTCCTTTGATCGCCAAATTATTCGCTTCTGTAGCGCCACTGGTAAAGACGATCTCCTCTGGGCCACAGTTGATCGCAGCGGCTAAAATCTCCCGCGCTTTCTTCACAGCCGCTTCTGCCTCCCAACCATACACATGAGACACACTCGCTGGATTACCAAAATACTCTGTAAAGTACGGCAGCATTGCCTCCAGTACCCTTGGGTCTACCGGAGTAGTGGCCTGACAATCCAGATAAATCGGACGATGAACGTTGGGCATTTTAACTGAAGAGAACGAGTGAACTTGTGACTACAAGAACAAAGCCTGCGTAGGTAGGCTAAAAAAATGCATCAGAATTTTACGCAGTTATATTTACATTGTGTCTGGGGAACTTGGGATCGGTTGCCTTTGGTAACACCTGATATTGAATCTGCTGTGTGGGCTGCGATCGCTAGGCAATGCCAGCAATTAAACTGCAAAGTTTTAGCAGTAGGCGGTATTGCAGATCATATCCATTTGCTGACTGTGTTTCCTCCGACTTTGAGTGTGGCAACACTGATCGGTCAGGCAAAAGGTAGCTCTTCTCACCTTGTCACTCATGAGATTGCCTGCGATCGCTTTTTCAAATGGCAAGGTGGCTATGGAGCGTTTACTGTAAATCGCCAGGATCTGCCTCAAGTCGCTAATTATATTAAGAATCAAGCTATCCACCACCAGCAGAAATCAACTATCGCAAACTGGGAGGTTAACTGAATCGGCGCAAATTAGGATTGATTTCAAGGCCCCTCCAGTGATGGCCCGCCACCCTAAAGGGTGCGGCTATCGATACAAAGGCTACCTACGCAGCCTGAAAGAAGAGATTTTAGCCTGCGTAGGCAGGCTTCGCTCTTGTAGCCGCGAGTTCTACTCGTTAGGCTCATCAGGTCATTGGGCATTTATATATCCCTAATGAACCGATAAATCCATCAAGGAGAGAATGTAAGGCTACAGGCGATCGCGCTACTGTTGAGAAAAAATTCTTTTACCTTCTGGCATGGAAATTCTCAGCCTGGTCAAAACATTTATCGATGTTCCGGTTCTCGTCAAAACGTTTGTGGCGGTCTTTGTCTTGGCTGATGCTTTAGGGAATGCCCCAATTTTCCTGGTGTTGACCAAGGGCATGGAGATAGAGCAAAAAAATAGTGTGGTCGATCGCGCCAGCTTGACTGGAACAGCAGTGATCCTGGCTTTTGCCTTTGGTGGGCAAACCGTTCTAGATTACTTGCACATCAGCATGGGTTCTTTAGAGATCGCAGGCGGCTTATTGTTGCTGATGATCGCCTTAAAAATGCTGGAAGGACATATAGAAGCACCGCTGGTGGAGCAAGGGCGAGATGTGGCGATTACTCCGTTAGCGTTTCCGCTGTTAGCTGGCCCTGGCACGTTAACCAGTGTGATGCTGTTGATGTCTAATTCAGACACTGCGATCGGTCATCTCAGCGTCGCGCTCGGTATTGTTGGTGCGATGTTCGTTACTTGGTTTATTGTGCGGCAGTCTTCCCGGATTGATCACTGGTTAGGGGCAGAAGGCGCGATCATCATCACGCAACTTTTAGGGTTCCTATTAGCGGCGCTGGCGATCGAAATTAGTAGTTCGGGAATTCGCGACTTATTTCTAAAGTGAACAGCAGATTTGCTCTTTCTAGCGAAATCTCAATAATCTAAATCCGAAATTCCACGCAGAGGCCAGTAGGTATTTCTAGCAGTCTGGGTGAACCTGCGATCGCATCTCTGAAGATTCCCAGTTACAACCAAGAAGCTAGAGCGCGATCGCGGCTCAATCCGTTGACGCTGAAATTCAATTCGCTGGAGTAGAGTTGCATGGAATTTACCACCACACTAGGACTAATTGCAGGCAGTTTAACCACGATCGCCTACTTGCCCCAACTAATCAAAACTTGGAAATCTAAGTCAGCCGATGACCTTTCTTGGAGCATGCTGATCACGCTTTGCGTCGGGATTGTACTGTGGCTGGTTTACGGCAGTTATGTCCACGATATTCCAGTCATTTGCGCCAATGTGGTGACCCTAATTCTGTCCTCAATCATTTTGGGCCTCAAAATTCGTTACAAGCGTAGTGGGGAGTTGGGGTAAAGGTTCTCATAACCGAACGCTAAAGTGCGGCTTCCGCCCTAGTGAAAGCTGAGAGAATTGTTTACATTTATTTACAGTGAAAGTAAACAATTTTTAGAGGTGCCCCGTATGAACGGCACTTTGCGTGTTGGTAACCTGTTTGGCATTCCGTTTTATCTCCATCCATCTTGGTTTCTGGTCTTAGGACTTGTCACTTGGAGCTATGGCAGTGGCTTGGCCGCTCAGTTTCCTGGTTTGGTTGGTTTATTCCCTTTACTGTTGGGTTTATTTGCAGCGCTGTTGCTGTTTGCCTCGGTTTTGGCTCACGAACTAGGCCATAGCTTTGTTGCTCTCCGCCAAGGTATTGGGGTGAAGTCAATCTCCCTATTTTTGTTTGGCGGTCTCGCACAATTAGAAAAAGAATCCGAGACCCCCACCGAGGCTTTTTGGGTAGCGATCGCGGGTCCCGCTGTCAGTCTCGCTATCTTTGGTTTGCTAAGCCTAGTTCAGATCGTCAGTCCTATTTCGGGTCCAGTATCCGCAGTCTTAGGACTGGTGGCTTCTATTAACTTAGCCTTAGCCCTATTCAACTTAATTCCTGGCTTGCCCTTGGATGGTGGCAACGTCCTTAAGGCCTTGGTTTGGAAAATTACCGGAAATCCCTATAAAGGGGTTGCCTTTGCCAGCCGCGTCGGGCAGGTGATTGGTTGGGTGGCGATCGCCTCTGGTCTCATTCCTCTGTTAGTATTCGGCAGCGCTGCAAACCTTTGGAACCTACTAATTGGCTGGTTCTTGCTGAAAAATGCAGGTCAATCTGCTCAGTACGCCACGGTGCAATCCAAACTGTCTGGATTTACGGCATCTGATGCTGTTACACCGAATGGCCCAGTCGTACAAGCTGACTGGACGCTGCGAGAATTTGCCGACTGGTCACTATTCCACCAGATGTCTTGGCAACGCTTTTTGGTCACAGATACTACAGGACAGTTGATGGGGGCGATCGCGGTGGCTGACCTACAGCAACTACCCGTAGAGCGCTGGGCTACAACGCAAGTCTGGGATGTGATGCAACCCATTAATCCCGACACAACGATTCAAGCAGACCAACCCCTGATTGAAGTGGTGAGTCTACTAGAGCAACAACAACTGTCAGCGTTACCAGTGGTTCGGCCTAATGGTGTTCTTGTAGGTCTGTTGGAAAAAGCAGCGATTCTACGCCTGCTTCAGGGCAATCTCCAAGCTAATCCTGCTTAATCCGACTCGCTTGACTCGACTCCTTGCTCTCTATTATTCCTACCCATTCCCTAGGCCGTCTCTATGGTTCTAGGGGATTTTTTAGGGCTGAAGAGGGCTGAGGAAATCAGGTCGAACGGCTGAGAATTGGAGTAGAAATGTACGCACCAGGGAGTCACGGAGTAGGGCTTGGGAGCAAATTGCGGGAGCCACAGGGGGACAGTGGTTAACCAGCCTAGAATCGTCCCGAAAATCAGAAAAGCGATCGCCACTTCGCAAAAGCCCACAGCTTGCTCACAGGTTTGGGTTGGGCCAGATCCTGACGGGGTAGCAGGAAGAGTTGGGCGGGCGATCGCAGCAAATTGAGCTGCTGCTAATGGGTCTTCCGCTTCGGGACTGTCAGCAGTCGGTAACTCAGAAGGCGCGATCGGTTCACCAACCACACCGCCACATGGCAACACGATTTGAGTCAGCGGCGTGCCAAGGGGAGCTGAAGGGTGAGTTACAAAAGGCTGATCCTTTGAAAACTCCCGCCGTTTATTTGTCATGATAAAAAGTAACTCCTGAGAATACAGACTTGGGAGAGCAGCCAGGGTTAAGTGTGGTAGCTGGGCCCTGGTTGCTACCTGGAAGAAATGCAATAAATTCTGAAACCAAGGCCATCAATATCAAGGCCAAAGCAATATCAAGGCCAAAGCAATATCAAGGCCAAAGCCAGTACCTTAGCTCGTGGCTTGGTCGATCTACCTAATGGTTACGTTCAGTTTCAGTGTTTTTACCGTTTTCTCACTTTGGACTATTTTTTCGTGCGACTGGGTGATGACATCTCGATAAATATGTGACCGTAATCGTGCGGAGCTGTGATAAATATCTAATAAAAATGTGATGACGCTCAAATCAGCCGTTTGATAAAGTACTTCATCAGATTGTTGGACAGGCTCAGGGTGTAGGGTAAATTTTGAATAGCAGCGGCATCCATTCGGATCAACTATTCACCTAGGGAGGGCAGCCGATGATTGGTAACCAAAATAACGAGCAAACTCCCACCAACGCCCAGTTGGCGACGACAGCCACCACCCGAATGCGAAACTGGGGCACAGTGACTGCCTTGGAAGAAGGCAAGTGCTACCGGATCAATCGCATTGAACTGCAACCGGGGCATCACATCAGCACTCAAATGCACTACCACCGCAGCGAGCACTGGATTGTCGTCTCTGGAACCGCCAAGGTAATTTGCGACGGTCAAGAGAAAATCCTGATCGAAAAGCAATCTACCTATGTGCCTATGTGTATGCCGCACCGGGTTGAGAATCCGGGAGTGATTCCACTGGTGATGATTGAAGTGCAGAATGGCGAATATTTGGGAGAAGACGACATTATCCGCTTTGGGGATGCGGAAGAGGGATAAACGGTAGCAGTCATCGGCTTTTTGGCGATTTGTTAGACTGAGCGTACTAGGCTTTGTCAGTCAACTTTCTGTAAGGACGCCAGCAGATGACGTTATCGATGCCTCCAAGGACTTTGTTGCTCTCTAAAGAATTACCAACTCTCCAATACAACTCCACCCGCGATCGCTTTGATGAAACCTGGCAAGCTCCCCTCTCCACACTGTTAGGTCTAGGACGAGCAGCGGGTGCTGACTTTATCGAATTTTTCTTGGAGCGCACCAACTACATCAGCTGTCTGGCAGAAGATGATGGCATTAGCAGCATTGCGCCTCGCTTATCGACAGGTGCAGGCGTGCGCGTGTTTCGGGGTAAGTCCGACTGTTACGTCAGCACCAACGATCTGAGCTTTTCGGGCCTGAAAGCTGCTCTGGAAAAAGGCTTATCTATTCTGGGTTTGCACCTGCCTGCCCCTAGCGCCTTTGTCCCTGAAATTAACCTGGAACTGCTACGCGACTACGCCACCAAGAAAGGTAAGGAAGCTTGGCTCAGTGGTTGCAGCTCCATGCGAGAAATGGGCGACATTCTCTTAGCTGCTAACGCTCAACTGCAAACCAAAGCCACCCACGTCCAATCTCGTCGGGCTGCTTATTTTCGCGATTGGCAAGAAGTGTTAGTTGCAGCCAGTGACGGCACTTTTGCCAGAGATATTCGCCTGACTCAATCTGTTGGTTATAGCCTGCTCTGCGCTGATGGAGCTAACCGTTCTTCTATCAGCCAGCGAGTTGGAGATACGAGCAATCCTGATTTCCTCCGGGGTTGGGACTACGCCGCTACCGCCGCAGATGTGGCCGAATCCGCAGGCAAGATGCTCTATGCCGACTATGTGGAATCGGGCACCTACCCGATCATCATGGCGAACAAGTTCGGTGGCGTAATTTTCCACGAAGCTTGCGGTCACTTGCTCGAAACCACTCAAATCGAGCGCAAGACTACTCCCTTTATCGACAAAAAAGGCGAAAAGATTGCCCACGAAAGCTTAACCGCTTGGGATGAGGGTCTGTCCACCGATGAGTTCGGCACCATCGACATGGACGACGAAGGCATGCCCGCTCAACGGACGCTGTTGATTGAAAATGGCATCCTCAAGAACTTTCTGAGCGATCGCACGGGTTCCATCCGCACCGGACATCCCCGCACAGGCAGTGGTCGTCGCCAAAGCTATACTCACGCGGCGGCATCCCGGATGCGAAATACCTACATTGCCCCCGGCGAACACTCCGTTGAAGATCTATTTGCCTCGATCGACAAAGGTATTTACTGCAAGAAGATGGGTGGCGGCAGTGTTGGCCCTACCGGACAGTTTAACTTTGCTGTGGATGAAGCCTACTTGATTGAGAATGGCAAAGTCACCAAACCGCTCAAAGGCGCAACCTTAATCGGAGAAGCCAAGGAAATCATGAACAAGATCTCCATGTGCTCTCAAGATTTAGGTTTGGCAGCAGGTTTCTGCGGCTCGGTCAGCGGCAGCATTTACGTCACTGTGGGTCAGCCTCACATCAAGGTCGATTCGATCACTGTGGGTGGTCGTTAAGTTTGGGAGACCTAACCCCCAGCCCCTTCCCTACTAGGGAAGGGGAGTTAGATTCAAAGCCTACCTAACCCAGCTTCTGCTCTACTAAGGGAAGCTAGATTCAAAGCCCCTCGCCTCGCAGGAGAGGGGTTTGGGGAGAGGTTTGAGGGCTTAATTCAAGATTTTTGCAAAGACATACGTTAGCCAGTAAGACTGCAATATGCCAAATATTCAAGAACTAGCGACTTACGCCCAAGCAAGCGCCACAAAACTGGGTATCCAAAAATTTGATATTTACGGTTCCTCGGTGGATGAAACCAGTGCTCAGGTAGACCAGGGAGAACCGAAGCAGGTTAAGGCGTCGAATCGCTCCAGTGTAACGGTGCGAGTGTGGAACGAAGAACACCGCGTTGGGATTACCTCCACCACGGATGTTGATCCGGCGGGTGTGGAGTTGGCGCTGAAAACCGCTTACGAAGCTAGTTTCTTTGGCGCTAAAGAGCATGTGCCTGACTTCAGCCCAGAGGCGACCGCTCCGATTTCCGCAACTTCTCATGAGAAGACTCCGCAAGCTCCAGTTTCCACACTAATTGAGACATTAGCAAAGGCTGAAAAAGAATTACTAGAGGCGCATCCCGCGATCGCTGGAGTTCCATACAACGGTATGGCCCAGCGAGATTTCGATCGCTTCTATCTCAACAGCGAAGGAGCACAGCGGTATGAAGGTGGCTCCTATGCTTCGGTGTATCTCTATAGCAAAACCGAAGAAGAGGGCAAAAAGCCTCGCAGTGCTGGAGCGTTCAGAGTGGGTTATGGATTTCCAGAGCTAGACGTGCAAGCTTGTATCCAGGAAGCGGCGGAGAAAACCATCAGCCACCTGAACT from Trichocoleus desertorum ATA4-8-CV12 carries:
- a CDS encoding IscS subfamily cysteine desulfurase, with product MPNVHRPIYLDCQATTPVDPRVLEAMLPYFTEYFGNPASVSHVYGWEAEAAVKKAREILAAAINCGPEEIVFTSGATEANNLAIKGVAEAYISRGRHIITVSTEHNAVLDPCRYLESLGFEVTYLSVQSDGLIDLKELEQAFRPDTVLVSVMAANNEIGVLQPVAAIGALCHQHQVLFHTDAAQAIAKIPLDVTAMQIDLMSLTAHKVYGPKGIGALYVRRRNPRVQVAPQSHGGGHERGMRSGTLYTPQIVGFAQAVELALAEQAAETQRLMQLRDRLWQQLSTVGNIYLNGHPTQRLPGNLNVSVAGVDGQALLLGLQPVVAVSSGSACTSAEIKPSHVLTALGRSPELAYASLRFGIGRFNTEAEIDRVVQQAIATIQSLRGATVSSHA
- the tnpA gene encoding IS200/IS605 family transposase; translated protein: MHQNFTQLYLHCVWGTWDRLPLVTPDIESAVWAAIARQCQQLNCKVLAVGGIADHIHLLTVFPPTLSVATLIGQAKGSSSHLVTHEIACDRFFKWQGGYGAFTVNRQDLPQVANYIKNQAIHHQQKSTIANWEVN
- a CDS encoding MarC family protein, with protein sequence MDVPVLVKTFVAVFVLADALGNAPIFLVLTKGMEIEQKNSVVDRASLTGTAVILAFAFGGQTVLDYLHISMGSLEIAGGLLLLMIALKMLEGHIEAPLVEQGRDVAITPLAFPLLAGPGTLTSVMLLMSNSDTAIGHLSVALGIVGAMFVTWFIVRQSSRIDHWLGAEGAIIITQLLGFLLAALAIEISSSGIRDLFLK
- a CDS encoding SemiSWEET transporter, translated to MEFTTTLGLIAGSLTTIAYLPQLIKTWKSKSADDLSWSMLITLCVGIVLWLVYGSYVHDIPVICANVVTLILSSIILGLKIRYKRSGELG
- a CDS encoding site-2 protease family protein, translating into MNGTLRVGNLFGIPFYLHPSWFLVLGLVTWSYGSGLAAQFPGLVGLFPLLLGLFAALLLFASVLAHELGHSFVALRQGIGVKSISLFLFGGLAQLEKESETPTEAFWVAIAGPAVSLAIFGLLSLVQIVSPISGPVSAVLGLVASINLALALFNLIPGLPLDGGNVLKALVWKITGNPYKGVAFASRVGQVIGWVAIASGLIPLLVFGSAANLWNLLIGWFLLKNAGQSAQYATVQSKLSGFTASDAVTPNGPVVQADWTLREFADWSLFHQMSWQRFLVTDTTGQLMGAIAVADLQQLPVERWATTQVWDVMQPINPDTTIQADQPLIEVVSLLEQQQLSALPVVRPNGVLVGLLEKAAILRLLQGNLQANPA
- a CDS encoding phosphomannose isomerase type II C-terminal cupin domain; the protein is MIGNQNNEQTPTNAQLATTATTRMRNWGTVTALEEGKCYRINRIELQPGHHISTQMHYHRSEHWIVVSGTAKVICDGQEKILIEKQSTYVPMCMPHRVENPGVIPLVMIEVQNGEYLGEDDIIRFGDAEEG
- a CDS encoding TldD/PmbA family protein; its protein translation is MPPRTLLLSKELPTLQYNSTRDRFDETWQAPLSTLLGLGRAAGADFIEFFLERTNYISCLAEDDGISSIAPRLSTGAGVRVFRGKSDCYVSTNDLSFSGLKAALEKGLSILGLHLPAPSAFVPEINLELLRDYATKKGKEAWLSGCSSMREMGDILLAANAQLQTKATHVQSRRAAYFRDWQEVLVAASDGTFARDIRLTQSVGYSLLCADGANRSSISQRVGDTSNPDFLRGWDYAATAADVAESAGKMLYADYVESGTYPIIMANKFGGVIFHEACGHLLETTQIERKTTPFIDKKGEKIAHESLTAWDEGLSTDEFGTIDMDDEGMPAQRTLLIENGILKNFLSDRTGSIRTGHPRTGSGRRQSYTHAAASRMRNTYIAPGEHSVEDLFASIDKGIYCKKMGGGSVGPTGQFNFAVDEAYLIENGKVTKPLKGATLIGEAKEIMNKISMCSQDLGLAAGFCGSVSGSIYVTVGQPHIKVDSITVGGR